The following are encoded in a window of Impatiens glandulifera chromosome 5, dImpGla2.1, whole genome shotgun sequence genomic DNA:
- the LOC124939680 gene encoding serine carboxypeptidase-like has protein sequence MSQRSRLSFLILIPLFFFSCPILSSSSLRTSNVNSTSTEAERLIQSLNLFPSSGVNSGGGGGGNSSQQRLPNAAWSSLVETRFHLQAHGNPGIPIQNLGHHAGYYRLPNTYDARMFYYFFESRKSKRSDPVVMWLNGGPGCSSSIGLFYENGPYQIRRDSLYWNEFGWDQVSNMIYVDQPTGTGFSYSSHQSDIRNDGEDVSNDLYHFLQEFFQEHPQYLRNDFYIAGESYAGHYIPALATRIHNGNNNRDGSHINLKGIAIGNGLVNPEIQYKSFPDYALSANLITESQARYVSELIPTCERNIARCNARRGGEGNSCLEAHISCTAIFKRVLIYFGSMRNYYDTRKQCAGQRRCYDFSYIESLLNSESVRNALGVGNIRFVSVSQIVYNAMLKDWMRNYAVEIPSLLQNGIKVLIYAGEYDLICNWLGIYRWVEDMQWYGQRQYNHASLVSYEVDGSTKGEIKEYGPLTFLKILNAGHYVPMDQPKVTLKMLKRWTRA, from the exons ATGTCTCAAAGATCTAGGCTCTCGTTTCTAATTCTCATTCCTCTGTTTTTCTTCTCATGTCCAATTCTTTCATCGTCTTCTCTACGGACATCAAATGTTAATTCGACGAGTACAGAAGCGGAGAGGCTTATCCAAAGTTTAAACTTGTTTCCCAGTTCTGGCGTGAactccggcggcggcggcggcgggaATTCTTCCCAGCAGCGATTACCCAATGCAGCGTGGTCCTCATTGGTCGAAACGCGATTCCACCTCCAAGCCCATGGTAATCCAGGGATTCCGATTCAGAATTTGGGTCATCATGCCGGCTATTATCGACTTCCTAACACTTACGAtgcaag GATGTTTTACTACTTCTTTGAGTCGAGAAAGAGTAAGAGGAGTGACCCAGTTGTGATGTGGTTGAACGGAGGACCCGGATGCAGCAGTTCAATTGGTTTGTTTTATGAAAACGGTCCTTACCAGATAAGACGCGATTCTCTTTACTGGAATGAATTTGGTTGGGACCAGGTCTCCAACATGATCTATGTCGACCAGCCCACCGGCACCGGTTTCAGCTATAGTTCACATCAATCTGATATTCGCAACGATGGAGAGGATGTTAGCAATGACTTATATCACTTCTTACAG gaaTTCTTCCAAGAACATCCTCAATATTTGAGGAACGATTTCTACATAGCCGGAGAATCGTATGCTGGTCATTATATCCCTGCCTTAGCTACTCGGATTCACAATGGAAACAATAACAGAGATGGATCTCACATTAACcttaag GGTATTGCTATTGGAAATGGATTGGTAAACCCTGAAATTCAATACAAGTCATTCCCAGATTATGCTTTAAGTGCCAACCTCATCACAGAATCTCAAGCTAGATATGTCTCCGAATTGATACCAACCTGCGAGAGAAACATAGCTAGATGCA atGCAAGGAGAGGAGGAGAAGGAAATAGCTGTTTGGAAGCACATATTTCTTGTACTGCCATATTTAAACGTGTATTGATCTATTTTGGTTCTATGAGGAAT TATTACGACACTCGAAAGCAATGTGCGGGTCAACGTCGTTGTTATGATTTCTCGTATATTGAAAGTCTTTTAAACAGCGAATCGGTTAGAAATGCCCTTGGAGTTGGGAATATTAGGTTTGTATCTGTGAGCCAAATTGTTTATAATGCGATGCTTAAGGATTGGATGAGGAATTATGCCGTGGAAATTCCTTCCCTTCTTCAAAATGGAATTAAGGTCTTGATATATGCGGGAGAATATGATCTCATCTGTAATTGGCTTG GGATCTATAGGTGGGTTGAAGATATGCAATGGTATGGTCAGAGACAATACAATCATGCTTCCTTAGTTTCATACGAAGTCGACGGTTCTACAAAGGGAGAAATTAAAGAATATGGACCTCTGACATTTCTTAAG ATTTTAAACGCGGGGCATTATGTTCCTATGGATCAACCGAAAGTGACATTGAAGATGTTGAAAAGATGGACAAGAGCTTAG
- the LOC124939679 gene encoding G-type lectin S-receptor-like serine/threonine-protein kinase At1g11410, producing the protein MGLSVLVLIILSLIFQQFCCNSLDTITVGNPLKDDGSSIVSNGGIFGLGFFSPGKSSTNRYVGIWYLFSNQTVVWVANRDNPLRDSSGVLSFDDKGNLIILSSSSGGSNVPVWSTNVSGSSGNQFSGQLLDTGNLKLIHDDAVVWQSFDYPTNTWLPLMKLGLDRKTGLNRFLTSWKSEDDPGTGEFSYQMDLITALPEMIFQQGNTNRIWRTGPWIGRGWVGIPQMTRTDFIFTTNLINSEDEVSVTYIMSNDSIFTSVVANESGILERLTWKVSDRQWHAFWTSNTEECDQYNHCGTFGNCDPQNADPNFLCSCLPGFEPNSTIDWNTIRDGSGGCVRKKGQPICEKGDGFVKVVQAKSPYTRVARLNKNMGVEECREECLNNCTCTAYASAGDPVQCITWHGELLDTRVLQGGGQDLYVRVNAIELAQYLKSQRSPKARRKRVVHIIVASTTSMTLAIGVALTIYWFVTVKKKKDRKTRERLMMLTPADGSSVEPSKTGKSFDHVIFFDLSTIVAATNNFSISNKLGQGGFGPVYKGRLSDGMEIAVKRLAKSSKQGIEEFKNEVSLIAKLQHRNLVKLLGCCVEHHEKVLIYEFLPNKSLDSFIFDKDKCSQLNWEKRFNIILGIAKGMLYLHQDSRLKIIHRDLKVSNILLDDGLNPKISDFGMARIFKCGQTEANTRRIVGTYGYMSPEYAMRGLYSIRSDVFSFGVVMLEVISGRRNNSYYRENTINLIGHAWDLWKEGKALDIIDQSFVGELWPREEVLRCFQIGLLCVQKRVIDRPTMSDVVFMLCKEMTLPLPNQPAFIFIGQDMNDSDSSASNSNNGLTITQIIGQ; encoded by the exons ATGGGTTTATCAGTTTTAGTGCTAATaattctctctttaattttcCAACAATTCTGCTGCAATTCACTAGACACCATAACCGTCGGCAACCCTCTAAAGGACGACGGCAGCTCGATCGTCTCCAACGGTGGAATCTTTGGTCTTGGATTCTTCAGCCCCGGCAAGTCGTCCACTAACCGATATGTCGGGATTTGGTACTTATTCTCTAATCAAACCGTTGTTTGGGTTGCCAACAGAGACAACCCACTTCGTGATTCCTCCGGCGTTCTCTCCTTTGACGATAAAGGAAACCTTATAAtcctctcctcctcctccggtGGTTCTAACGTCCCTGTTTGGTCGACCAATGTCTCAGGATCATCAGGGAATCAGTTTTCCGGTCAACTGTTGGATACCGGGAACTTGAAATTAATCCACGATGATGCCGTCGTATGGCAGAGCTTCGATTATCCCACCAATACTTGGCTTCCCCTTATGAAACTGGGCCTGGACAGAAAGACCGGTCTAAACCGGTTCCTTACTTCATGGAAATCCGAAGATGATCCTGGAACAGGGGAATTCTCGTACCAAATGGATCTTATAACCGCTCTACCCGAGATGATCTTTCAACAGGGAAATACCAATCGGATATGGAGAACCGGACCATGGATCGGACGTGGTTGGGTCGGAATACCACAGATGACAAGAACCGATTTTATTTTCACGACCAATTTGATTAACAGTGAAGATGAAGTGAGTGTAACGTATATCATGTCGAACGATTCGATCTTCACTAGTGTTGTGGCAAACGAGTCGGGAATTCTGGAGAGACTGACGTGGAAGGTTTCTGATCGTCAGTGGCATGCGTTCTGGACATCGAATACTGAAGAATGCGATCAGTACAATCATTGTGGCACGTTTGGAAACTGTGACCCGCAAAACGCGGATCCTAATTTTTTATGCTCGTGTCTACCCGGATTTGAGCCTAATTCAACGATTGATTGGAACACAATTAGGGATGGCTCGGGTGGGTGTGTGAGAAAGAAAGGTCAGCCCATTTGTGAGAAAGGAGACGGGTTTGTTAAGGTGGTGCAAGCTAAGTCCCCTTATACAAGAGTTGCTCGTTTGAACAAGAATATGGGAGTAGAAGAATGCAGAGAAGAATGCCTCAATAACTGCACATGCACTGCTTATGCGAGCGCAGGAGATCCCGTTCAGTGTATAACTTGGCATGGAGAATTGCTCGATACGAGAGTCCTTCAAGGTGGAGGCCAGGACTTATATGTTCGTGTCAATGCTATAGAATTAG CTCAATATTTGAAGTCACAGCGATCACCTAAGGCTAGACGTAAGAGAGTGGTGCACATAATTGTGGCGTCTACCACCTCAATGACATTAGCTATTGGGGTTGCACTTACGATTTACTGGTTCGTAACCGTTAAGAAGAAAAAAG ACAGAAAGACAAGGGAACGTCTAATGATGCTTACTCCAGCTGATGGTTCATCGGTCGAACCTTCCAAAACAGGAAAGTCTTTTGACCATGTTATATTTTTCGACCTTAGTACTATTGTTGCAGCCACAAACAACTTTTCCATTTCCAACAAACTCGGGCAAGGCGGTTTTGGCCCAGTTTATAAG GGACGTTTAAGTGATGGAATGGAGATTGCTGTTAAAAGACTAGCGAAAAGTTCAAAACAAGGAATTGAAGAATTCAAGAACGAAGTTTCCTTAATTGCCAAACTTCAACATAGGAATTTGGTGAAATTGTTAGGATGTTGTGTTGAACATCACGAGAAAGTGCTCATATATGAATTCTTGCCTAATAAGAGCTTGGACTCTTTCATCTTCG ATAAAGATAAATGTTCTCAGTTGAATTGGGAGAAGCGGTTTAACATCATATTAGGAATTGCAAAAGGAATGTTATATCTTCACCAAGACTCACGATTAAAGATAATCCATAGAGACTTGAAAGTTAGTAATATTTTGTTAGACGATGGGTTGAATCCTAAAATATCGGATTTTGGAATGGCAAGAATTTTTAAATGTGGCCAAACAGAAGCAAATACAAGAAGGATAGTTGGAACATA tGGATATATGTCTCCGGAATATGCCATGAGAGGTCTATACTCGATAAGATCTGATGTCTTCAGCTTTGGTGTCGTGATGCTCGAAGTCATAAGTGGAAGAAGAAATAACAGTTACTATCGAGAGAATACAATTAATTTAATCGGACAT GCTTGGGACTTGTGGAAAGAAGGTAAAGCCTTGGATATAATTGATCAATCCTTCGTGGGTGAGTTGTGGCCAAGAGAAGAAGTTTTGAGATGCTTTCAAATAGGACTTTTATGCgtccaaaaacgtgttattgaCAGGCCAACTATGTCCGATGTGGTTTTCATGCTATGTAAAGAGATGACTTTACCTCTTCCAAACCAACCGGCTTTCATTTTCATAGGACAGGACATGAATGATTCGGATTCGTCCGCAAGCAACTCAAACAATGGTCTAACCATTACTCAGATCATCGGACAATGA